From the Psychrobacillus sp. FSL K6-4046 genome, one window contains:
- a CDS encoding VOC family protein — protein MNEKLIRVGTIYIPVSNVSLASDWYQQQLGAVENYKDEEKAILDLANQSVFLIKSKKEESLNFKDFHGREHFVLTFEVDGIDNLLLLHKEFKEKGLRVGEIEDRGHAGRNFVFQDLDENKFDVWSELSPSFKK, from the coding sequence TTGAATGAGAAATTAATAAGAGTTGGAACTATTTATATCCCAGTTTCAAATGTTTCTCTCGCTAGCGATTGGTACCAGCAGCAACTCGGCGCTGTCGAGAACTATAAGGACGAGGAAAAGGCGATTTTGGACCTAGCCAATCAAAGTGTCTTTTTGATTAAAAGTAAAAAAGAAGAAAGTCTGAACTTTAAAGATTTCCATGGGAGAGAGCATTTTGTTTTAACATTTGAAGTAGATGGGATAGATAATCTTCTATTATTACACAAAGAATTCAAAGAAAAAGGATTGCGGGTAGGGGAAATAGAAGATAGAGGACATGCTGGTAGAAATTTTGTATTTCAGGATCTTGATGAAAACAAATTTGATGTATGGAGCGAATTAAGCCCTTCTTTTAAAAAATAA
- a CDS encoding 5-carboxymethyl-2-hydroxymuconate Delta-isomerase — MPHFIVEYTDNLKEDINVEQLLKDVHQILIARNDTFPIGGIRSRAIELTDYRVADGLEDDAFVHATLKIAAGRSEEIKAEVCDTIFEVIKAHFDETMNKRYLALSMELVEFSDSGTYKQNNIHSRF; from the coding sequence TTGCCTCATTTTATTGTAGAGTATACAGACAACTTAAAGGAAGACATTAACGTGGAGCAGCTTTTAAAAGATGTTCATCAAATACTTATAGCTAGAAACGATACATTCCCAATTGGAGGAATTCGATCGAGAGCAATCGAGCTAACAGATTATCGAGTAGCTGATGGGTTAGAGGATGATGCCTTTGTACATGCCACATTAAAGATTGCTGCAGGTAGGTCTGAAGAAATCAAGGCAGAAGTATGTGACACTATATTCGAGGTTATTAAAGCTCACTTCGATGAAACGATGAATAAAAGATACTTAGCACTGTCTATGGAATTGGTTGAATTTAGTGATTCAGGAACGTACAAGCAGAACAATATTCATTCTCGTTTTTAA
- a CDS encoding flavin reductase family protein — MDNQLFRTIMGTFATGVTVITTKVENEVYGMTANAFMSVSLEPKLVAISIGDQAKMHSYINSSKRFAINILAANQLELSKQFAGQLNSNLEVAFDYYQEHPILKNSLAVITCELFNQIDAGDHTIFIGKVIGVKHEPSEPLLFFGGKYQELNK, encoded by the coding sequence ATAGATAATCAGTTATTCCGAACGATAATGGGCACCTTTGCAACTGGAGTTACGGTAATTACTACAAAAGTAGAGAACGAAGTTTATGGCATGACAGCGAATGCATTCATGTCAGTTTCTCTAGAGCCTAAGCTAGTGGCTATAAGCATAGGAGACCAAGCTAAAATGCATTCTTATATAAACTCATCTAAACGATTTGCCATCAATATTTTGGCTGCTAACCAACTGGAGCTTTCTAAGCAGTTTGCCGGGCAGTTGAATTCAAACCTGGAAGTAGCATTTGATTACTATCAGGAGCACCCTATTTTAAAGAACTCACTTGCAGTTATCACATGTGAGTTGTTTAACCAAATAGACGCAGGCGATCATACTATTTTCATCGGAAAAGTAATAGGGGTAAAGCACGAACCAAGTGAGCCTCTCTTGTTTTTTGGAGGTAAATACCAAGAGTTAAACAAATAG
- the hpaD gene encoding 3,4-dihydroxyphenylacetate 2,3-dioxygenase → MDFSIIRIARTVLHVKDLELSRKFYVDGLGMIETERDDRHVYLRGLEEHCHHSLLLKKAEKSVVEVLSYKVMKEEDLEHIEKLFIAKGLKTKWIPKGNQYAIGRTLRVHDISGIPLEFFAEMPTVDRMLQKYDLYRGAKIQRIDHVNCAVPNVQKAYDFYVKSLGFSCSEYTETEEGDLWAAWLFRKPTVHDQAFMSGPGPKLHHFAYTLSDRLSVLDCCDVLASMGYADCIERGPGRHGLSNAFFLYLRDPDGHRIELYTGDYLTCDPDMKPKRWDLNDPLRQTFWGHQAPDKWFNETSTFIDIETGEEINSEEPKLEQRKPKILV, encoded by the coding sequence TTGGATTTTTCCATTATACGTATCGCTCGCACAGTGCTACATGTTAAGGATTTAGAGCTATCTCGTAAATTCTATGTAGATGGATTGGGGATGATAGAAACCGAGAGAGATGATAGGCATGTCTATCTAAGAGGACTAGAAGAGCATTGTCATCACAGTCTATTACTAAAAAAAGCCGAGAAATCAGTTGTGGAAGTGTTAAGTTACAAGGTGATGAAGGAAGAAGATTTAGAGCACATTGAAAAGTTATTTATTGCTAAAGGACTTAAAACGAAGTGGATTCCTAAAGGAAATCAGTATGCTATCGGTAGAACGCTTAGAGTTCACGACATTTCGGGTATTCCGCTAGAATTTTTTGCAGAAATGCCTACCGTGGATCGGATGCTTCAAAAATACGATCTATATCGCGGAGCAAAAATTCAGCGAATAGACCACGTCAATTGTGCTGTACCAAATGTGCAAAAAGCCTATGATTTTTATGTGAAGAGTTTAGGATTTTCTTGTTCCGAATACACAGAAACGGAAGAAGGTGACTTATGGGCTGCCTGGTTATTCCGAAAGCCTACAGTTCATGATCAAGCGTTCATGAGTGGGCCAGGTCCTAAGCTTCATCATTTTGCGTATACTTTATCTGACAGGCTGAGCGTGCTCGACTGCTGTGATGTGTTGGCTAGTATGGGCTATGCGGATTGTATCGAGCGCGGACCAGGTCGACATGGATTATCTAACGCATTCTTTCTATATTTAAGAGATCCAGATGGTCATCGTATAGAGTTATATACCGGAGACTATTTGACTTGCGACCCAGATATGAAGCCAAAGCGTTGGGATTTAAATGATCCTCTACGTCAAACATTCTGGGGGCATCAGGCACCAGACAAATGGTTCAATGAAACTAGCACATTTATTGATATTGAGACCGGCGAAGAAATAAATAGCGAAGAGCCAAAGCTTGAGCAACGAAAACCGAAAATTTTAGTATAA
- the hpaI gene encoding 2,4-dihydroxyhept-2-ene-1,7-dioic acid aldolase encodes MAYEEEKKKLRGSICPVVTPFTENGEIDEESFKNLIHWQIESGSHGISVTGTSGEPSSLTINERKRVMKLASETIAGRVFFAPGTGSTNHDETMELTKYAEELGADAAMVIVPYYNKPNQEALYTHFKVVADSVKIPIIIYNIPGRSAVNMEVGTMKRLVEACPNIVGVKEANKDFEHVNRVLLNCGRDFLLYSGIELLCYPMLAIGGAGFISATANVEPAKVAELYNAWTAGDVERAQDLHFELMPLNDALFRDTNPAPAKVALGMMGKINPKLRLPLGPPSQAVKDEVRQTLISLDILPKETAPQF; translated from the coding sequence ATGGCGTATGAAGAAGAAAAAAAGAAGCTAAGAGGTTCTATTTGTCCTGTAGTTACTCCCTTTACAGAAAATGGAGAAATAGATGAGGAATCCTTTAAGAACCTTATCCATTGGCAAATAGAAAGTGGGAGTCACGGTATATCTGTGACGGGTACAAGTGGGGAACCAAGCTCGTTAACGATTAATGAGCGTAAAAGAGTAATGAAGCTAGCCAGTGAAACAATTGCTGGGCGAGTATTTTTTGCACCTGGTACAGGTTCAACCAACCACGACGAAACAATGGAGCTTACTAAGTATGCAGAGGAACTAGGCGCTGATGCTGCTATGGTAATTGTTCCCTACTATAATAAACCAAATCAGGAAGCCTTATATACACACTTCAAAGTAGTTGCAGACTCTGTGAAAATCCCAATTATCATCTATAACATTCCAGGCAGATCTGCAGTAAATATGGAAGTCGGTACGATGAAGAGACTAGTTGAAGCGTGTCCAAACATTGTTGGAGTAAAGGAGGCCAATAAGGATTTTGAGCATGTTAATCGTGTCCTACTTAATTGTGGAAGAGATTTTCTTCTTTATTCAGGAATAGAGCTTCTATGTTATCCAATGCTAGCTATTGGCGGTGCAGGCTTTATTAGCGCGACGGCTAATGTAGAACCTGCTAAAGTAGCGGAGCTTTACAATGCTTGGACAGCTGGAGATGTGGAGAGGGCTCAGGATCTACATTTCGAACTAATGCCTTTGAATGATGCGTTATTTAGAGATACGAATCCTGCTCCGGCAAAGGTGGCCCTAGGGATGATGGGGAAGATAAACCCTAAACTGCGACTTCCATTAGGTCCACCATCACAAGCAGTAAAGGATGAAGTGCGACAGACTCTAATAAGCTTAGATATTCTGCCGAAAGAAACTGCCCCACAATTTTAA
- a CDS encoding ABC transporter ATP-binding protein, which yields MLKLNQINKLFNEATPDEKVALDQINLELRPGDFMTVIGSNGAGKSTMLNMISGALSPDFGTIEIEKKDVTKMPEYKRSQMIGRVFQDPMAGTAPTMTIEENLAMAYSRNKKRSLKIGVDKKRREFFRSSLETLHLNLENRLNAKVGLLSGGERQALSLLMATFTKPAILLLDEHTAALDPSRAELITSLTKELVEKDKLTTLMITHNMQQALDLGNRLIMMDKGQIILQIDAEEKRTLTINKLMDEFQRIRGEKLTSDKALLSV from the coding sequence TTGTTAAAGCTCAATCAGATTAATAAGCTTTTTAATGAAGCAACACCAGATGAAAAGGTAGCATTAGACCAAATTAACCTTGAGCTCCGTCCGGGTGACTTTATGACAGTTATAGGCAGTAACGGAGCAGGTAAATCAACTATGCTTAACATGATATCGGGTGCTTTATCTCCAGATTTCGGAACAATAGAGATTGAAAAAAAAGATGTTACTAAGATGCCTGAATATAAACGCTCTCAAATGATTGGTCGAGTTTTTCAGGACCCGATGGCTGGTACCGCTCCGACGATGACTATTGAGGAAAATCTTGCGATGGCCTATTCAAGAAATAAAAAAAGAAGTCTCAAAATTGGTGTCGATAAGAAAAGGCGTGAATTTTTTCGGTCCTCTCTTGAAACGTTACATCTCAACTTAGAAAATCGACTAAATGCAAAAGTCGGGTTGCTGTCTGGTGGAGAAAGGCAGGCACTTTCCTTATTAATGGCAACCTTTACAAAGCCGGCCATTTTACTTTTAGATGAGCATACAGCAGCACTCGATCCTTCGAGGGCAGAACTCATTACGAGTTTAACAAAGGAACTGGTGGAAAAGGATAAGTTGACGACGTTGATGATCACGCATAATATGCAGCAGGCTTTAGACTTAGGCAATCGATTAATAATGATGGATAAAGGTCAAATCATTTTACAAATAGATGCCGAGGAGAAAAGAACTTTAACAATTAATAAGCTTATGGATGAATTCCAACGAATCCGGGGAGAGAAGTTAACAAGCGATAAAGCTTTGTTATCGGTCTAA
- a CDS encoding ABC transporter permease, translated as MFSAVFGSMEQGIIYAIMALGVYISFRVLDFPDLTVDGSFVTGAGTAATMIILGYHPVLATSMAILAGFIAGCMTGLLHTKGKINPLLSGILMMIALYSINLRIMGLTSENSIGRPNIPLLNAETLFVQFQSFWSGLGIDSALNSFLQMLGVERVPSTWGTFFLMALVVILIKIIVDWFLKTEIGLAIRATGDNKKMIRSLSANTDTLIIIGLGFSNALVAFSGALIAQYAKFADIGLGIGMIVIGLASVIIGEAIFGTKTIVRTTLAVIAGAIIYRIVLALALRLNFLDTGDMKLITAVIVIGALVLPQFLEKKREKNRKAKRHSERLRENQSLLMKEGPAIVKAQSD; from the coding sequence ATGTTTTCAGCAGTATTCGGCTCAATGGAACAAGGAATCATTTATGCAATTATGGCACTTGGAGTGTATATCTCATTCCGAGTGCTAGATTTTCCAGATTTGACGGTTGACGGTAGCTTTGTAACAGGGGCAGGGACTGCCGCTACGATGATTATACTTGGGTATCATCCCGTATTGGCAACAAGCATGGCTATATTAGCAGGCTTTATAGCAGGCTGTATGACTGGGTTACTGCATACGAAGGGAAAGATAAATCCCCTTCTATCTGGGATATTAATGATGATTGCACTGTACTCGATTAATTTGAGAATTATGGGACTCACCTCTGAAAACTCTATAGGTCGTCCTAATATTCCCCTGTTGAATGCGGAAACTCTTTTTGTTCAGTTCCAATCATTTTGGAGTGGGCTTGGGATAGATTCCGCTCTCAATAGCTTTTTGCAAATGCTTGGAGTAGAAAGAGTTCCATCTACATGGGGAACATTTTTTCTAATGGCTTTAGTAGTAATCCTTATTAAAATCATCGTAGATTGGTTTTTAAAGACCGAGATAGGCTTAGCGATCAGAGCTACTGGTGACAATAAGAAAATGATCCGCAGTCTATCAGCCAATACAGATACTTTAATCATTATAGGTCTTGGTTTTTCTAATGCCCTTGTTGCTTTCTCAGGGGCCTTAATCGCGCAGTACGCTAAATTTGCAGATATTGGCCTTGGGATTGGGATGATTGTCATTGGTCTTGCTTCTGTGATTATTGGGGAAGCTATTTTTGGAACAAAAACGATTGTCCGTACAACATTAGCCGTAATAGCTGGAGCGATAATTTATCGTATCGTGCTTGCACTGGCTCTCCGTTTAAACTTTTTGGATACAGGTGATATGAAGCTTATCACCGCGGTAATTGTTATAGGAGCATTAGTGCTACCACAGTTTTTAGAAAAGAAAAGAGAGAAAAATAGAAAGGCAAAGCGACATTCTGAAAGACTTCGAGAAAACCAATCCTTATTGATGAAGGAGGGGCCAGCTATTGTTAAAGCTCAATCAGATTAA
- a CDS encoding fumarylacetoacetate hydrolase family protein, which yields MSSASIKLRHLNALKTVEVDPLTNSFYLNGQRNGLKDYPVASPVCGTVYGTILNYKEDLTAIEEQLHQKPYAAPPNAPILYIKPANTINFHGAPIPMPKGVSTLEVGASLGVVIGKKAIAIKEEDAFSYIAGYTIVNDVSIPHDSIFRPAVPYKARDGFCAIGPWIIDAKNIMDPNSFTIKVYINNELQLEKNTSTLVRPIARLLEEITEFMTLDVGDLLLVGIPTASPKVHVGDQIRIDISEIGSLENYMMDEEEGCFL from the coding sequence ATGAGTTCAGCAAGCATAAAGCTTCGTCATCTAAACGCGTTAAAAACAGTTGAGGTGGATCCTCTAACTAATTCGTTTTACTTAAATGGACAAAGAAATGGGCTAAAGGATTACCCTGTTGCTTCACCCGTTTGTGGGACAGTGTACGGAACTATACTTAACTATAAAGAAGATCTCACAGCCATAGAAGAGCAGCTTCATCAAAAACCTTATGCTGCTCCTCCTAACGCACCTATCTTGTATATAAAACCGGCAAATACAATCAATTTTCATGGTGCTCCTATTCCTATGCCAAAGGGGGTCTCTACACTAGAAGTTGGAGCATCGTTAGGAGTAGTTATCGGTAAGAAGGCAATTGCTATAAAAGAAGAGGATGCATTTTCTTATATTGCTGGTTACACAATTGTAAATGATGTCAGTATTCCACACGATAGTATTTTCCGACCAGCGGTGCCATACAAGGCAAGGGATGGTTTTTGTGCCATTGGACCTTGGATCATAGATGCCAAAAATATTATGGATCCAAATTCCTTTACGATAAAGGTCTATATTAACAATGAACTCCAGTTAGAAAAAAACACGTCTACTCTAGTGCGTCCAATTGCTAGATTGCTAGAAGAAATAACGGAGTTTATGACGTTAGATGTTGGGGACCTCCTACTGGTCGGAATTCCTACAGCTTCTCCTAAAGTACACGTAGGAGATCAGATCAGAATTGATATAAGCGAAATAGGATCATTAGAAAACTATATGATGGATGAGGAAGAGGGGTGTTTCCTATAA
- a CDS encoding fumarylacetoacetate hydrolase family protein has product MKRARVAYGGAIYNANEYDTRLQLEDGRIVNQDEVTWLTPLNPRTTFALGLNYADHAAELAFDAPSEPLIFLKGPNTFVGHNGFTRRPSDITYMHYECELAVVIGKKGKHVKKEDAYDYVKGYSIANDYAFRDYLENYYRPNLRVKNRDGCTPLGPWLVDKEYIPDPMNLPLYTYVNDKLVQKGNTKDMIFDIPTLIEYISSFMTLSENDVILTGTPKGSVDTKVGDHIVTEIEGVGRLANTIIGDEKFIKS; this is encoded by the coding sequence ATAAAAAGAGCTAGAGTTGCATATGGTGGAGCTATTTATAATGCAAATGAATATGACACTAGGCTTCAGCTTGAGGATGGTAGGATTGTGAACCAGGATGAGGTTACATGGTTAACACCCCTTAACCCGCGAACTACCTTTGCTTTAGGTCTTAACTATGCCGATCATGCTGCAGAATTAGCTTTTGATGCTCCTTCTGAACCTCTTATCTTTTTAAAGGGACCTAATACATTTGTAGGTCATAATGGGTTTACCAGACGACCATCAGATATAACTTACATGCATTACGAATGCGAGCTTGCTGTTGTAATCGGTAAAAAAGGCAAACATGTAAAAAAAGAAGACGCTTACGATTATGTTAAAGGCTATAGTATAGCAAATGACTATGCTTTTAGAGATTACCTCGAGAACTATTACCGACCAAATCTTCGTGTGAAAAATAGAGATGGCTGTACTCCGCTTGGACCATGGTTAGTGGATAAGGAGTATATTCCAGATCCAATGAATCTTCCATTATATACGTATGTTAATGATAAGCTCGTTCAAAAGGGTAATACGAAAGATATGATATTTGATATTCCAACACTTATTGAATATATCAGTAGCTTTATGACCTTAAGTGAAAATGATGTCATTTTAACCGGGACACCTAAAGGCTCGGTGGACACTAAAGTGGGCGATCATATTGTGACTGAAATTGAAGGAGTTGGTCGTCTAGCAAATACTATTATAGGCGATGAAAAATTCATTAAGAGTTAA
- the hpaE gene encoding 5-carboxymethyl-2-hydroxymuconate semialdehyde dehydrogenase yields the protein MVSSHELISLKHETQQSISLYINGEFTPAASGATFNNMNPFTNEQINTVSEGQKEDIDKAVAAARDAFDNGPWKTMKLSKRLSYIYRIADLIDEEVERIAYLEALDTGLPISQTRKMVNRASENFRFYARMVESRLVGDVYQVDDEFVNYTIHAPVGVAGLITPWNAPFMLETWKIAPALATGNTVVLKPAELSPLSANLLAEVIHKADLPKGVFNVVHGKGEVAGDALVKHPDVQLISFTGETTTGSTIIKNSADTLKSCSMELGGKSPIIVFEDADFERALDACVWGIFSFNGERCTANSRLFVQESIKDRFIDALKTRVANIKVGDPLNDLTEVGPLIDQGHYNKVRGYIDIAREEGTEVISGHIPAEFSKGNFVPPTLILNAHNQMRVAKEEIFGPVLIAMSFQDEEEVIKLANDTIYGLAGYVWTNDIKRGHRVAHKVDAGMLWVNAQNVRDLRTPFGGTKYSGIGREGGHYSFDFYTEHKIIHVSIDDHHIQQFGKQ from the coding sequence ATGGTGTCTTCTCATGAGTTAATTTCACTCAAGCATGAAACCCAACAAAGCATTTCCCTCTATATAAATGGTGAGTTTACGCCTGCAGCTAGTGGTGCAACTTTCAACAACATGAATCCTTTTACGAACGAGCAAATCAATACAGTCTCGGAAGGCCAAAAGGAAGATATAGATAAAGCTGTTGCAGCAGCTCGTGATGCTTTTGACAATGGTCCATGGAAAACAATGAAGTTAAGTAAAAGGCTGTCTTATATTTATCGTATTGCAGACCTTATTGACGAGGAAGTAGAACGAATCGCATATTTAGAGGCTTTAGACACCGGTTTGCCAATAAGCCAAACAAGAAAAATGGTAAACCGTGCCTCTGAAAACTTTCGCTTTTATGCAAGAATGGTTGAGAGTCGTCTGGTAGGGGATGTCTATCAGGTGGATGACGAATTTGTCAATTATACGATTCATGCCCCTGTAGGCGTAGCCGGTTTAATAACTCCATGGAATGCACCTTTCATGCTTGAGACATGGAAGATTGCTCCAGCACTTGCTACAGGAAATACAGTAGTCCTAAAGCCAGCAGAGCTTTCTCCTCTATCGGCAAATCTATTAGCAGAGGTGATTCATAAGGCAGATCTACCAAAAGGAGTCTTTAATGTGGTTCACGGTAAGGGAGAAGTAGCTGGTGATGCTTTAGTTAAGCACCCTGATGTACAGCTCATTTCATTTACCGGGGAGACTACAACTGGATCTACTATTATAAAAAATAGTGCAGACACCTTGAAGAGCTGTTCCATGGAGCTAGGCGGCAAATCTCCAATAATTGTTTTTGAGGATGCTGATTTCGAGCGAGCACTAGACGCCTGTGTATGGGGTATCTTTTCCTTTAATGGGGAACGCTGTACAGCTAATTCCCGGCTATTCGTCCAAGAAAGCATTAAAGACAGGTTTATAGATGCATTAAAGACGAGAGTTGCAAATATCAAAGTGGGAGACCCTTTAAATGACCTGACGGAGGTTGGCCCTCTAATTGACCAGGGTCACTATAACAAGGTACGTGGCTATATAGACATAGCACGTGAAGAAGGTACTGAGGTAATCTCAGGACATATTCCAGCTGAATTTTCCAAAGGAAATTTTGTGCCACCAACATTAATTTTAAATGCTCATAACCAAATGCGGGTTGCTAAAGAAGAAATATTCGGCCCTGTTCTAATTGCTATGTCGTTCCAAGATGAAGAGGAAGTCATTAAGCTTGCGAATGACACTATTTATGGGTTGGCAGGTTATGTGTGGACGAACGATATTAAACGTGGACATCGCGTAGCGCATAAAGTGGATGCAGGAATGCTATGGGTAAATGCTCAAAACGTTCGAGATCTTAGAACTCCTTTTGGAGGGACGAAGTATTCTGGTATAGGCAGAGAAGGTGGGCATTACAGCTTTGATTTTTATACGGAGCATAAAATTATTCACGTATCCATTGATGATCATCATATCCAGCAATTTGGAAAACAATAG
- the hpaB gene encoding 4-hydroxyphenylacetate 3-monooxygenase, oxygenase component, whose product MGARTGKEYIQGVKDRQTEVWIHGEKVEDVTTHPAFKNVIESVAGLYDLQHEKPEKMLYKSPTTGDKVGLSFIAPKTKEDLFKRREMHSEWAAFSGGMMGRSPDYLNTSIMAFGTASKFFAQEGGGSKQFAKNAEDYYEYARENDISLTHTLIHPQVNRSMLTQSEQKDPFLSARITKKTTDGIIINGCRLLATLGGITDELVVFPSTINRTPGTVDDPFAFAFAIPNNTPGLKFLSRESFDYGKSKWDHPLGARFDESDAIISFEDVLVPWERVFVCESTDICNRTYAETNAVIHMTHQVISKNVVKTEFILGVVISMMEAIGIDKFMHVKEKASEIMVILEVMRSHLYRAEHNAKIDQYGNMTPDFEPLNAARNWFPKMYQRMNEIIKILGASGLMALPTEADFSNDDVGSLVHRYTQGANINGEERVQLFRLGWDISISAFGNRQALYEYYFFGDPVRMSNAYYDSFNKQPYKDMVTSFLNRAKKEAGILS is encoded by the coding sequence ATGGGTGCTCGAACAGGGAAGGAATACATCCAAGGTGTGAAGGATCGTCAAACAGAGGTGTGGATTCACGGAGAAAAAGTAGAGGATGTGACTACCCATCCAGCTTTTAAAAACGTGATAGAAAGTGTAGCGGGTTTATATGATCTCCAGCATGAAAAGCCAGAAAAAATGTTATACAAATCACCAACTACCGGAGATAAGGTGGGGCTTTCCTTTATCGCACCGAAAACAAAGGAAGATTTGTTTAAAAGAAGAGAAATGCATAGTGAATGGGCAGCTTTTTCGGGTGGAATGATGGGTCGTTCACCTGACTATTTAAACACAAGCATTATGGCGTTTGGAACAGCAAGTAAGTTCTTTGCACAGGAGGGCGGCGGGAGTAAGCAATTTGCTAAAAATGCAGAAGATTATTATGAATATGCGAGAGAGAACGACATCAGTCTTACGCATACACTTATTCATCCGCAGGTGAACCGATCCATGCTAACACAATCGGAACAAAAGGACCCTTTCTTATCTGCCCGTATTACTAAAAAGACGACAGATGGAATTATCATAAACGGTTGTCGCCTTCTAGCTACCTTAGGGGGAATAACGGATGAATTAGTCGTCTTTCCATCTACTATAAATCGAACTCCCGGTACAGTGGACGATCCATTTGCCTTTGCATTTGCTATTCCGAACAACACGCCAGGCTTAAAATTTCTCTCTCGCGAATCTTTTGATTATGGAAAGAGTAAATGGGACCATCCCCTAGGTGCCAGATTTGATGAAAGTGATGCGATTATATCGTTCGAGGATGTGTTAGTGCCTTGGGAGAGAGTCTTCGTTTGTGAAAGCACTGATATTTGTAATCGTACGTATGCAGAAACGAATGCTGTTATCCATATGACGCATCAAGTAATCTCTAAAAACGTTGTGAAAACTGAATTTATCCTAGGTGTAGTTATTAGCATGATGGAGGCCATTGGTATCGATAAGTTCATGCATGTAAAGGAAAAGGCCAGTGAAATCATGGTGATTCTAGAGGTGATGCGCTCTCATTTATACCGAGCAGAGCATAATGCGAAGATAGACCAATATGGCAATATGACTCCAGACTTCGAGCCATTAAATGCAGCAAGAAACTGGTTCCCTAAAATGTACCAGCGTATGAATGAAATTATCAAAATTTTAGGTGCCTCAGGATTAATGGCATTGCCAACTGAAGCAGACTTTAGCAACGATGATGTAGGTTCTTTAGTACATCGCTATACTCAGGGTGCAAATATAAATGGGGAAGAACGTGTGCAGCTTTTCCGTTTAGGCTGGGATATATCCATCAGTGCATTTGGAAATCGACAAGCTCTATATGAATATTATTTCTTTGGAGATCCGGTTCGTATGTCCAATGCTTATTATGATAGCTTCAATAAACAACCGTATAAGGATATGGTGACTAGCTTTCTAAATAGAGCCAAAAAGGAAGCAGGCATACTTTCATAG